In one Candidatus Delongbacteria bacterium genomic region, the following are encoded:
- the dnaN gene encoding DNA polymerase III subunit beta — translation MRFTVPQKDFLACIQKLFAVVPNKTTHPILNSILFRLSGNELELTATDLEISISSTLSVGGEKDGELAIPAKRLLDIVRELDDSILSLASDKNNQVELRSGASHFHLPSESPESFPVLPEIAVQSEIEMAGERLKDHIERLGFAVSADELRPVLTGVLFEFQAESLNLVATDGHRLVRIRDTTYSGQGAIGSVVVPVKALNLVARSITSNDEVLLFGMARNHLAFRLKDSVIYSRLIEGNYPAYEGVIPQDNSNILQANRAAVSRMIKQVAHCANSITRQITLGLSENRLVASAEDNEVGSRAHTELDVDYNGDALEIAFNATYLEQLLKHVPTEDVVIKFGTQDKAALVLPELNRENEDYLMLLMPVRLMR, via the coding sequence ATGAGATTCACCGTCCCCCAAAAGGACTTTCTGGCATGCATTCAGAAGCTCTTCGCCGTGGTCCCCAACAAGACCACCCACCCGATTCTCAACAGCATCCTCTTTCGCCTGTCGGGCAATGAGCTGGAGCTGACCGCCACGGATCTGGAGATCTCGATTTCCTCCACGCTCAGCGTCGGGGGAGAGAAGGACGGTGAACTGGCCATCCCCGCCAAGCGCCTGCTGGACATCGTCCGCGAGCTGGACGACAGCATCCTCAGCCTGGCCTCCGACAAGAACAACCAGGTCGAGCTGCGCAGCGGCGCCAGCCATTTCCACCTGCCTTCCGAAAGCCCCGAGAGCTTCCCGGTGCTGCCCGAGATCGCCGTCCAGTCCGAAATCGAAATGGCTGGCGAGCGCCTCAAGGACCACATCGAGCGCCTGGGCTTCGCGGTCTCCGCCGACGAGCTGCGCCCCGTGCTCACGGGCGTTCTGTTCGAATTCCAGGCCGAGTCGCTGAATCTGGTAGCCACCGACGGGCATCGCCTGGTGCGCATCCGTGACACAACCTATTCCGGCCAGGGAGCCATCGGTTCCGTGGTGGTGCCCGTGAAGGCACTGAATCTGGTGGCCCGCAGCATCACCAGCAACGACGAGGTGCTGCTCTTCGGCATGGCACGCAACCATCTGGCCTTTCGGCTGAAGGACAGCGTGATCTATTCCCGGCTGATCGAGGGCAACTATCCCGCCTACGAAGGCGTGATTCCCCAGGACAATTCCAACATCCTGCAGGCCAACCGCGCCGCCGTGTCACGCATGATCAAGCAGGTGGCCCACTGCGCCAACAGCATCACCCGGCAGATCACCCTGGGCCTCAGCGAGAACCGCCTGGTGGCCAGTGCCGAGGACAACGAAGTCGGCAGCCGCGCCCACACCGAACTGGACGTGGACTACAACGGCGACGCCCTCGAGATCGCCTTCAACGCCACCTACCTGGAACAGCTGCTGAAACACGTGCCCACCGAGGATGTGGTCATCAAGTTCGGCACCCAGGACAAGGCCGCGCTGGTGCTGCCCGAACTGAATCGTGAGAACGAGGATTACCTGATGCTGCTGATGCCGGTCCGGCTGATGCGCTAG
- the dnaA gene encoding chromosomal replication initiator protein DnaA: MEQAHRLDSSGKLKEIWLSKLVPIGLEEGRLILRAPATFFAEYFISKHRTVIDRALWDVLGEGSVLDIVRDVPEAESRPEKLILDSAPQSPLHPQQRNNLNPKYRFDNYIEGDSNRFALAAARSIAESPLTTPFNPYFVYGGSGYGKTHLIQAIGDYCIRQGTLSRVIYITSEQFINQFIESIKHKRTTDFAQNFRNVDMLILDDIQFIMGKERTQTEFFHTFNSLYQAGKKIILSSDRPPKDLEDLDERLTSRFASGLVTELTLPDYETRVAILTKRADEQRVHLAGDVVDYIASHITTNVRDLEGALIQLIAQSSLLNHQVSMELVKKVVRGIAPRRRYQVSLETIAEKTAAYYGMPLPDLKDRSRKKEIASARQVAMYICHKLTRHSLRNIALHFGRRDHSTVIHAVKTVEDSMNRDNSFRVDVEQILHQIDLTQ, encoded by the coding sequence GTGGAACAGGCCCATCGTCTGGACTCCTCCGGCAAGCTGAAGGAGATCTGGCTGTCCAAGCTGGTGCCCATCGGCCTGGAAGAAGGTCGCTTGATCCTGAGGGCTCCCGCCACCTTTTTCGCCGAGTACTTCATTTCCAAACACCGCACCGTGATCGACCGCGCCCTCTGGGATGTTCTGGGCGAAGGGTCCGTGCTGGACATCGTGCGTGATGTCCCGGAAGCCGAGTCCCGGCCCGAAAAGCTGATCCTGGACAGTGCTCCCCAGTCGCCGCTTCACCCCCAGCAGCGCAACAACCTGAACCCGAAGTATCGCTTCGACAACTACATCGAGGGCGACAGCAACCGCTTTGCCCTGGCCGCGGCCCGGTCGATTGCCGAATCGCCGCTGACCACGCCCTTCAACCCCTACTTCGTCTACGGAGGAAGCGGGTACGGCAAGACCCATCTGATCCAGGCGATCGGGGACTACTGCATTCGTCAGGGCACTCTCAGCCGGGTGATCTACATCACCAGCGAGCAGTTCATCAACCAGTTCATCGAGTCCATCAAGCACAAGCGCACCACGGACTTCGCCCAGAACTTCCGCAATGTGGACATGCTGATTCTGGATGACATCCAGTTCATCATGGGCAAGGAACGCACCCAGACCGAGTTCTTCCACACCTTCAACAGTCTGTATCAGGCAGGCAAGAAGATCATCCTGTCATCCGACCGCCCACCCAAGGACCTGGAAGACCTGGACGAGCGGCTCACGAGCCGTTTCGCCTCGGGTCTGGTCACGGAGCTGACCCTGCCCGACTACGAAACACGCGTGGCCATTCTGACCAAGCGCGCCGACGAGCAGCGTGTGCACCTGGCCGGCGACGTGGTGGATTACATCGCCAGCCACATCACCACCAACGTGCGTGACCTGGAAGGCGCCCTGATCCAGCTCATCGCGCAGAGCAGCCTGCTGAACCACCAGGTCAGCATGGAACTGGTCAAGAAGGTCGTCAGGGGCATCGCACCGCGCCGACGCTACCAGGTAAGCCTGGAGACCATCGCCGAGAAGACGGCCGCGTACTATGGCATGCCGCTGCCCGATCTGAAGGATCGCAGCCGCAAGAAGGAAATCGCCAGCGCCCGCCAGGTGGCGATGTACATCTGCCACAAGCTCACCCGTCACTCGCTGCGCAACATCGCTCTGCACTTCGGTCGACGCGACCACAGCACCGTGATCCATGCGGTGAAGACGGTAGAAGATTCCATGAACCGTGACAACTCATTCCGGGTGGATGTGGAACAGATCCTCCACCAGATCGATCTGACCCAGTAG
- a CDS encoding HU family DNA-binding protein produces MRTFIKKDIVELTMERTGLKQPETARTVDALFTVLREIMSGAGPECRIEVRDFGVFEVKRTKAKPKARNPKTNEIVYVPPRRKTHFRPGKLLKESLRMPLDDEDGDA; encoded by the coding sequence ATGAGAACTTTCATCAAGAAAGACATCGTCGAACTGACGATGGAGAGGACCGGGCTCAAGCAACCGGAAACTGCCCGAACCGTGGACGCCCTGTTTACAGTTTTGCGGGAGATCATGTCGGGGGCCGGTCCCGAGTGCCGCATCGAAGTCCGGGACTTCGGCGTGTTCGAGGTGAAGCGTACCAAGGCGAAACCCAAGGCGCGCAATCCCAAGACCAACGAGATCGTCTACGTGCCGCCCCGGCGCAAGACCCACTTCCGCCCGGGCAAGCTGCTCAAGGAATCCTTGAGAATGCCCCTTGACGACGAAGACGGCGACGCCTGA
- a CDS encoding dicarboxylate/amino acid:cation symporter yields the protein MTHRNQTLAIALAILLAVLAGALLGDPLLPFFTWGGQLFIRLLKMVIVPLIFSSLIVGVVGAGETGGLGRLGLKTMVWYLTTTTLAILAALLVFNLLDPGIGAAPASTVLPEITPATDATVPAILLRMVPTNIVDAMARTDTLAVIFFALLFGISASQLPAAGRQRVGDLFRTLLDIMLGITHWVILVAPIGIFCLVGGAVANLGLGLFAGLVKYFITVLLAMSVHSLFVLPLLLRMVGGIRPWRFGTAMGPSLLMAFSTSSSNATLPVTISCAEERAGISNRISSFVIPLGATINMDGTALYECGVALFVAQYYGLELGMGQQVILVFTCLMTSIAVAGIPMASIALIPIVLAAVGLPESGIALVIVLDRVLDMCRTAVNVWSDSCGAAVIASSEGESFPARVNWRD from the coding sequence ATGACACACCGCAACCAGACACTGGCCATCGCGCTCGCCATCCTGCTGGCCGTGCTGGCGGGAGCCCTGCTGGGTGATCCGCTGCTTCCGTTCTTCACATGGGGCGGGCAATTGTTCATCCGGCTGCTGAAAATGGTCATCGTGCCCCTGATCTTCTCCTCGCTGATCGTGGGAGTCGTGGGTGCCGGAGAGACTGGAGGTCTGGGGCGTCTGGGATTGAAGACCATGGTCTGGTATCTGACGACCACCACCTTGGCCATTCTCGCCGCTCTGCTGGTCTTCAATCTGCTGGATCCGGGAATCGGGGCCGCGCCCGCGAGCACGGTGCTGCCCGAGATCACACCCGCAACCGATGCGACCGTGCCCGCGATCCTGTTGCGCATGGTGCCCACCAACATCGTGGACGCCATGGCTCGCACGGATACTCTCGCGGTGATCTTCTTCGCGCTGCTGTTCGGGATCTCGGCCAGCCAGTTGCCCGCTGCCGGGCGTCAGCGAGTCGGTGATCTGTTCCGCACCCTGCTGGACATCATGCTGGGAATCACCCACTGGGTGATTCTGGTGGCCCCGATCGGGATCTTCTGTCTGGTTGGTGGCGCGGTGGCCAACCTGGGTCTGGGACTGTTCGCCGGTCTGGTGAAGTACTTCATCACGGTGCTGCTGGCCATGAGTGTGCACTCACTTTTCGTCCTGCCGCTGCTGCTGCGCATGGTGGGCGGCATCCGTCCCTGGCGGTTCGGAACCGCCATGGGACCTTCTCTGCTGATGGCATTCTCCACCAGCTCTTCCAATGCCACCCTGCCTGTGACCATCAGTTGCGCCGAGGAGCGGGCAGGCATCAGCAACCGGATTTCCTCGTTCGTGATTCCTCTGGGAGCCACGATCAACATGGATGGCACGGCCCTGTATGAATGTGGAGTGGCCCTGTTCGTGGCCCAGTATTACGGGCTGGAGCTGGGTATGGGACAGCAGGTGATTCTGGTGTTCACCTGTCTGATGACATCGATTGCCGTCGCCGGCATTCCAATGGCGTCCATTGCCCTGATTCCCATCGTGCTGGCGGCCGTTGGCTTGCCCGAATCGGGCATCGCCCTGGTGATCGTGCTGGACCGGGTTCTGGACATGTGCCGCACCGCGGTCAATGTCTGGTCCGACTCCTGCGGTGCTGCCGTGATCGCCTCCAGCGAAGGCGAGTCCTTCCCGGCCCGCGTCAACTGGCGTGACTGA
- a CDS encoding ABC transporter substrate-binding protein: protein MNVWKLLPAVLVLIGQVMAEPGVTADKVLLGQSCALTGPSAALGQGMKLGLETYFNKINAEGGVNGRQIKLVSLDDGYEPGKAEDNTRALINDRQVFALIGEVGTPTSQAAVPLAAVDHVPFFTPFTGAGFLREGDKNFVINFRGSYAQEMERLAEYLVDKKGFNKIACFYQDDGYGKAGLSGIERALSARSKTLVAKGTYQRNTVDIAGGLNAISGSAPDAVILVGTYKPCATFIKAALQTPGLKTATFCNISFVGTKALQEELGEQQEGVIVSQVVPFPWDARLPIVKEFLTEMKKVGKLDDAEFITLEGYMSAKLFCLALQNVVGEPTRDALLKSVYATREFNLGGITLNFGPGDNQGMDKVFLVEYRAGKIQSIN, encoded by the coding sequence ATGAATGTCTGGAAACTGCTGCCTGCCGTGCTTGTCCTGATCGGGCAGGTGATGGCCGAACCGGGAGTCACTGCCGACAAGGTCCTGCTGGGGCAATCCTGTGCGCTGACCGGGCCATCGGCGGCGCTGGGTCAGGGAATGAAACTGGGTCTGGAGACCTACTTCAACAAGATCAATGCCGAAGGCGGGGTCAATGGCCGCCAGATCAAGCTGGTCAGCCTGGATGATGGCTACGAGCCCGGCAAGGCCGAGGACAATACCCGCGCCCTGATCAACGATCGCCAGGTTTTCGCCCTGATCGGCGAAGTGGGCACACCCACCTCCCAGGCCGCCGTCCCGCTGGCCGCCGTGGACCATGTTCCATTCTTCACCCCGTTCACGGGCGCCGGTTTCCTGCGGGAAGGCGACAAGAACTTCGTGATCAACTTCCGCGGCAGTTATGCACAGGAAATGGAGCGGCTCGCGGAGTACCTGGTGGACAAGAAGGGCTTCAACAAGATCGCCTGTTTCTATCAGGACGATGGGTATGGCAAGGCGGGTCTGTCGGGCATCGAACGCGCGCTCTCGGCTCGGTCGAAAACCCTTGTGGCCAAAGGCACCTACCAGCGCAATACGGTGGACATCGCCGGCGGATTGAATGCCATCTCGGGTTCAGCCCCCGATGCGGTGATCCTGGTTGGCACCTACAAACCTTGCGCCACCTTCATCAAGGCGGCCCTCCAGACTCCCGGACTGAAGACCGCCACGTTCTGCAACATCAGTTTCGTGGGAACCAAGGCCCTGCAGGAAGAACTGGGCGAGCAGCAGGAAGGTGTCATCGTCTCACAGGTCGTTCCCTTCCCGTGGGACGCCCGCTTGCCGATCGTGAAGGAGTTTCTCACCGAGATGAAGAAGGTGGGCAAGCTGGACGATGCGGAATTCATCACCCTTGAAGGATACATGTCCGCCAAGCTGTTCTGCCTCGCGCTGCAGAATGTTGTGGGCGAACCCACGCGCGATGCCCTGCTCAAGAGCGTCTATGCCACCAGGGAGTTCAATCTGGGGGGCATCACGCTGAACTTCGGACCCGGCGACAACCAGGGCATGGACAAGGTCTTCCTGGTGGAGTACCGCGCGGGCAAGATCCAATCGATCAACTGA
- a CDS encoding YjbH domain-containing protein, with protein MIHRFLFSACLALACSGSLLAQDMKELPINRLIDNPTAGILEKGTFDFSMTLYKQGGVLVGFNVGLLDRLNMGASFGGTKIISDSTPDWNQRPELALKYRLVDETHAWPAIALGYDGQGHGVWISEDAETGYNTDLQGASKSRERYQIKAKGFYGTAGKNYVVSGFGKMGVHVGANVNPIEDKDDRGLNFWLGLDKEINDELSAVAEYDFALDDVHTGLSRSKGFMNLGARWTFAERLSLEVDFKDIFKNHKGVYAGEDNSINREIKITYMESF; from the coding sequence ATGATCCACCGTTTTCTCTTCTCCGCCTGCCTTGCGCTGGCCTGCAGTGGGTCGCTGCTGGCCCAGGACATGAAAGAACTTCCGATCAACCGGCTGATCGACAACCCCACCGCCGGCATCCTCGAGAAGGGCACCTTCGATTTCTCGATGACCCTCTACAAGCAGGGCGGTGTGCTCGTGGGCTTCAATGTGGGCCTGCTGGATCGCCTGAACATGGGCGCGTCCTTCGGCGGCACCAAGATCATCTCCGACAGCACGCCCGACTGGAACCAGCGCCCCGAGCTGGCACTCAAGTATCGCCTGGTCGACGAGACCCATGCCTGGCCGGCCATCGCCCTGGGCTACGATGGCCAGGGTCACGGGGTCTGGATTTCCGAGGATGCGGAAACCGGCTACAACACGGACCTGCAAGGTGCCAGCAAGAGCCGCGAGCGTTACCAGATCAAGGCCAAGGGCTTCTACGGTACCGCGGGCAAGAACTACGTGGTGAGCGGCTTCGGCAAGATGGGCGTGCATGTGGGCGCCAACGTCAATCCCATCGAGGACAAGGACGACCGCGGCCTGAACTTCTGGCTGGGGCTGGACAAGGAAATCAATGACGAACTGAGCGCCGTGGCCGAGTACGATTTTGCCCTGGACGACGTGCATACCGGGCTTTCCCGCAGCAAGGGCTTCATGAACCTGGGCGCCCGCTGGACCTTTGCCGAACGCCTCTCGCTGGAAGTGGACTTCAAGGACATCTTCAAGAACCACAAGGGCGTTTATGCCGGCGAGGACAACAGCATCAACCGCGAGATCAAGATCACCTACATGGAATCCTTCTGA
- a CDS encoding RNA-binding protein, which produces MNIYVGNLPYGISEDELRDAFAEYGEVTRASIIMDRETGRSKGFGFVEMSNKAEADAAINALNETALKGRNIRVNEAKPRTDRGPRGGY; this is translated from the coding sequence ATGAACATCTATGTGGGCAACCTGCCCTACGGAATCTCCGAAGACGAGCTGCGCGACGCGTTCGCCGAGTACGGTGAAGTGACCCGCGCCTCCATCATCATGGATCGCGAAACCGGCCGCTCCAAGGGCTTCGGCTTCGTGGAGATGAGCAACAAGGCTGAAGCGGACGCCGCGATCAACGCCCTGAATGAAACCGCCCTCAAGGGGCGCAACATCCGGGTCAACGAGGCCAAGCCCCGCACCGATCGCGGACCCCGCGGCGGTTACTGA
- a CDS encoding RNA-binding protein: MNIYVGNLPYGISEDELRDAFSEYGAVTRASIVMDRETGRSKGFGFVEMSNKAEGEAAINGLNEASLKGRNIKVNEARPRTDRGPRGGGY, from the coding sequence ATGAACATCTATGTGGGCAACCTGCCCTACGGAATCTCCGAGGACGAGCTGCGTGATGCATTCAGTGAGTACGGTGCGGTCACCCGCGCGTCCATCGTGATGGATCGCGAGACTGGCCGCTCCAAGGGCTTCGGCTTCGTGGAGATGAGCAACAAGGCCGAAGGCGAAGCCGCCATCAATGGCCTGAACGAAGCCTCCCTCAAGGGCCGCAACATCAAGGTGAACGAGGCTCGTCCCCGCACCGATCGTGGCCCCCGCGGCGGCGGCTACTGA
- a CDS encoding glutamate mutase L codes for MKLIRSILATDCGSTTTKCILIERIGDGYRQTIRGEAPTTVEAPFEDVTMGVINGAMEVEELSHTDLLLSDGTERKATPNRRLLRKVTQEDGSQGWEIIVPQEGDDGVDAYISTSSAGGGLQMIVAGLVQGMSGESAQRAALGAGAIVLDVLAANDGRLPHQKIDQIRHLRPDMILQAGGTDGGNAALPLEMAEMISAAKPQPRLGMGFKLPIIYAGNNDIAAEVQEALGSVSELTVVENLRPTLERENLNPARDRIHDLFMEHVMKQAPGYDKLMDMCRAGDENGQVHQVPIMPTPGAVGRIIETIARINGINVVGVDIGGATTDVFSVFGGVFNRTVSANLGMSYSVSNVLVEAGIANVKRWVSHDIDENDLRNRIGNKMIRPTTIPQTMEELEVEQAIAREALRLSFIQHKNFAVELKGVQQERTISDAFAQDGSRSLVKMMALDLLVGSGGVLSHAPERVQTAWMLVDSFLPEGITRLAVDSIFMMPHLGVLSSLDEEAATQVFDKDCMIYLGTCIAPVGKLPRRPGSCLKISGQLPNGSRLGEDIATDELRLFPLALGESCELLLQPARGFDLGAGPGKSLTRTIHGGVVGLVVDTRGRPFTFGANSPGRLERLSRWNLVKQAHQLGMSGRH; via the coding sequence ATGAAGCTGATTCGTTCGATTCTGGCTACCGACTGCGGCAGTACCACCACCAAATGCATCCTGATCGAGCGAATCGGCGACGGTTATCGCCAGACGATCCGTGGCGAAGCTCCCACCACCGTCGAAGCTCCGTTCGAAGATGTCACCATGGGCGTGATCAACGGCGCCATGGAAGTGGAAGAACTCTCCCACACCGACCTGCTGCTGTCCGATGGCACCGAGCGCAAGGCCACGCCCAACCGGCGGCTGCTGCGCAAGGTCACCCAGGAAGATGGCAGCCAGGGCTGGGAGATCATCGTGCCCCAGGAGGGCGACGATGGCGTGGATGCCTACATCTCCACCAGCTCCGCCGGCGGTGGCCTGCAGATGATCGTCGCCGGGCTCGTTCAGGGCATGAGCGGCGAATCGGCCCAGCGTGCCGCCCTGGGCGCCGGGGCCATCGTGCTGGACGTGCTGGCCGCCAATGATGGCCGACTCCCGCACCAGAAAATCGACCAGATCCGTCACCTTCGCCCGGACATGATCCTGCAGGCCGGCGGCACCGATGGCGGCAATGCCGCCCTGCCCCTGGAAATGGCCGAAATGATCTCGGCCGCCAAGCCCCAGCCCCGCCTCGGCATGGGCTTCAAGTTGCCCATCATCTACGCGGGCAACAACGACATCGCCGCCGAAGTCCAGGAAGCTCTGGGCTCGGTCAGCGAGCTGACCGTGGTCGAGAATCTGCGCCCCACCCTGGAACGCGAGAACCTGAACCCTGCCCGCGACCGGATCCATGACCTGTTCATGGAGCACGTCATGAAGCAGGCACCTGGCTACGACAAACTGATGGACATGTGCCGCGCGGGTGACGAGAACGGCCAGGTTCACCAGGTTCCCATCATGCCCACACCGGGCGCCGTGGGCCGCATCATCGAAACCATCGCGCGCATCAACGGAATCAACGTGGTGGGTGTGGACATCGGCGGCGCCACCACCGACGTCTTCAGCGTGTTCGGCGGTGTCTTCAACCGCACCGTCTCGGCCAATCTGGGCATGAGCTACAGCGTGTCCAATGTGCTCGTCGAGGCAGGCATCGCCAACGTGAAGCGCTGGGTCAGTCACGACATCGACGAGAACGACCTGCGCAATCGCATCGGCAACAAGATGATTCGCCCCACGACCATTCCCCAGACAATGGAGGAACTGGAAGTGGAGCAGGCCATCGCGCGCGAGGCGCTGCGCCTTTCCTTCATCCAGCACAAGAATTTCGCGGTGGAGCTGAAGGGTGTGCAACAGGAGCGCACCATTTCAGATGCCTTCGCCCAGGACGGCAGCCGTTCCCTGGTCAAGATGATGGCCCTGGACCTGCTGGTCGGCAGTGGCGGAGTGCTGTCACACGCACCCGAACGCGTGCAGACCGCCTGGATGCTCGTGGACTCATTCCTGCCGGAAGGCATCACGCGTCTGGCCGTGGACAGCATCTTCATGATGCCCCATCTGGGCGTGTTGTCAAGCCTGGACGAAGAGGCCGCGACCCAGGTTTTCGACAAGGACTGCATGATCTATCTGGGGACCTGCATCGCACCGGTGGGCAAGCTGCCCCGGCGCCCGGGCTCCTGCCTGAAGATCAGTGGCCAGTTGCCCAACGGCAGCCGGCTGGGCGAAGACATCGCCACCGATGAGCTACGGCTCTTCCCCCTGGCCCTTGGTGAAAGCTGCGAACTGCTGCTGCAGCCGGCCCGCGGCTTCGATCTTGGTGCGGGACCGGGCAAGAGCCTGACTCGCACGATCCACGGCGGAGTCGTGGGTCTGGTGGTGGACACGAGGGGCCGTCCCTTCACCTTCGGGGCCAATTCCCCCGGACGGCTGGAGCGACTGTCCCGCTGGAACCTGGTCAAGCAGGCGCATCAACTCGGGATGAGTGGGCGTCACTGA
- a CDS encoding PAS domain-containing protein, whose protein sequence is MDQLHSQIHVLAEPVMLVDEEGLVLDLNAAAVELLQLQDSPPKGKYLPALLGCRSRRYPSMRQVKKASRSCCGLCALISATIRSGTTGLRSVIRPLKIAGACSIKSVEIRARYLCQNALLSLKVLES, encoded by the coding sequence TTGGATCAGCTGCATTCCCAGATCCATGTGCTGGCGGAGCCGGTCATGTTGGTGGATGAAGAGGGCCTTGTTCTGGACCTGAATGCCGCAGCCGTGGAATTGCTGCAGCTTCAGGACTCACCCCCGAAGGGCAAGTATCTGCCCGCCCTGCTTGGCTGCAGATCCAGACGATATCCATCCATGCGTCAAGTCAAGAAAGCCTCCAGGTCGTGCTGTGGCCTGTGTGCCCTCATTTCCGCTACCATCCGCTCAGGCACGACGGGTCTGCGCTCGGTGATACGACCGCTGAAGATCGCCGGAGCCTGTTCGATAAAGTCCGTCGAGATCCGGGCACGGTATCTGTGCCAGAATGCCTTGCTGAGCCTGAAGGTTCTGGAATCGTGA
- a CDS encoding T9SS type A sorting domain-containing protein — protein sequence MKTILRQSIVMLCTGGGLLLVQAANAQQADDDSPSVYRSVKNSGEEVPEWLRYDLFGRMDPADMSRSGGDDPWSAIEVPVLADTSRYEGNSNNSSGNYFSLGGCNCLPWAPNMLSASSLFPENGTQLSNQWFKRSEDWYTFTLDGPTTVWMSTCVQGGENHFDTAIAILDQQYTVVSMNDDWSECDTSEARGGAGRDGHDDDDDDDDDDNGCDDRFNSGLLVELPAGTYYAIVGGYQQERGEYDVEFSFRGTGSADAEDQPSTVSLQQNYPNPFNPSTEIQFSTEDTGFVELTVHNLVGETVGRLVNGMLTRGSHRVRFDSGALPSGVYIYLLRSGGTTQARKMVLTR from the coding sequence ATGAAGACGATACTGCGCCAGAGCATTGTCATGCTCTGCACCGGAGGCGGGCTGCTGCTGGTTCAGGCGGCCAACGCCCAGCAGGCCGACGATGATTCCCCGAGCGTGTACCGCTCGGTCAAGAATTCGGGCGAAGAAGTGCCGGAGTGGCTCCGTTACGATCTGTTCGGCCGCATGGATCCCGCGGACATGTCACGCAGCGGAGGGGATGACCCCTGGAGCGCGATCGAGGTACCCGTATTGGCGGATACCTCGCGATACGAGGGCAACAGCAACAACAGCTCCGGGAACTACTTCAGCCTGGGAGGCTGCAACTGTCTGCCCTGGGCGCCCAACATGCTGTCCGCCAGCAGCCTGTTTCCGGAAAATGGCACACAACTGAGCAACCAGTGGTTCAAGCGCAGCGAAGACTGGTATACCTTTACCCTGGATGGCCCCACCACGGTCTGGATGAGCACCTGCGTGCAGGGGGGTGAAAACCACTTCGATACGGCCATCGCCATTCTGGACCAGCAGTACACGGTGGTCTCGATGAACGACGACTGGTCCGAGTGTGACACATCCGAAGCCCGGGGCGGGGCCGGGCGTGACGGCCATGATGATGACGACGATGACGACGATGACGACAATGGCTGTGATGACCGCTTCAACTCGGGCCTGCTGGTGGAGTTGCCCGCGGGCACCTACTACGCCATCGTTGGCGGCTACCAGCAGGAACGGGGCGAGTACGACGTGGAGTTCAGCTTCCGTGGAACCGGCAGTGCCGATGCGGAGGATCAGCCAAGCACGGTCAGTCTGCAGCAGAACTACCCCAATCCCTTCAACCCGAGTACCGAGATCCAGTTCTCCACGGAAGACACAGGTTTCGTCGAGTTGACCGTACACAATCTGGTGGGAGAAACCGTTGGTCGGTTGGTGAATGGCATGCTGACCCGGGGCAGTCATCGGGTGCGCTTCGACAGTGGAGCCCTGCCGTCCGGTGTCTACATCTACCTGCTGCGGTCGGGAGGAACCACGCAGGCCAGAAAAATGGTGCTGACGCGCTGA